A genomic segment from Lineus longissimus chromosome 15, tnLinLong1.2, whole genome shotgun sequence encodes:
- the LOC135499549 gene encoding ubiquitin-conjugating enzyme E2 E1-like: MAEPEQPSTSGLNGTPQPAQQAVQQPQQVSTGPGRGRGRGRGRGGHSRANSAANNSNGDSPKPSPKPASKPPSKVTSTAQKRIQKELTDITVDPPPNCSARPKGDNIFEWVSIILGPKHSPYESGVFFLDISFSESYPFKPPKVTFKTRIYHCNINSQGVICLDILKDNWSPALTISKVLLSICSLLTDCNPSDPLVGSIATQFVNNRSEHDRIAKLWTKRYATGVANYDPKVPNGNA, translated from the exons ATGGCCGAACCCGAGCAACCTAGCACGAGTGGGTTAAACGGGACCCCTCAGCCTGCCCAGCAGGCTGTGCAGCAGCCCCAGCAAGTTTCTACTGGACCCGGGAGGGGGAGGGGAAGGGGCAGGGGCCGTGGTGGTCACTCCAGAGCGAACTCTGCTGCCAACAATTCTAACGGTGACTCACCAAAACCCTCTCCAAAACCGGCATCAAAACCACCTTCAAAGGTGACATCCACCGCCCAAAAAAG GATTCAAAAAGAGCTTACAGATATTACTGTTGACCCACCACCAAATTGCAG TGCTCGGCCAAAAGGTGACAATATATTTGAGTGGGTTTCTATTATTCTCGGCCCTAAACATTCGCCGTACGAGAGTGGCGTCTTCTTCCTCGATATTAGCTTCTCGGAATCTTATCCATTTAAACCACCTAAG GTGACATTCAAAACTAGGATATATCATTGTAACATAAACAGCCAAGGGGTGATATGCTTAGACATTCTAAAGGACAACTGGAGTCCGGCGCTAACCATTTCTAAAGTCCTCCTCTCGATATGCTCCTTGCTAACGGATTGTAATCCAAGCGACCCGCTCGTCGGTAGCATCGCCACACAGTTCGTAAATAACCGATCGGAACATGATCGAATCGCAAAGCTGTGGACTAAACGTTATGCGACAGGAGTAGCGAATTACGATCCTAAAGTACCTAACGGGAACGCTTGA